In Miscanthus floridulus cultivar M001 chromosome 5, ASM1932011v1, whole genome shotgun sequence, one genomic interval encodes:
- the LOC136454675 gene encoding uncharacterized protein, with amino-acid sequence MTHGVPADRIAMASVGDGGKGGHSNSDGGDAGAKENVTDLFLRLNLTGEEETILDFSDDKGETELPQVEWAVVGKVLSPSIVNVSTIHAAMKPTWGNPHGLKFRVIGAKENNMFMVEFGSKKEMERIMAGTPWMVDMHAVILQPYDERLSVSEIVFNWMEIWARILNVPLGWMIQQRGSRAMSLIGDVVKMDVDGDGKSSGAFLCARMAIDIEKPLRRGVLLRLSRSEEPRWFVVQYEWLPFYCFSCGVLGHSEIECSDPAPRNEIGKLPYDV; translated from the coding sequence ATGACTCATGGTGTTCCTGCCGATCGAATTGCTATGGCTTCGGTTGGTGATGGAGGAAAGGGAGGCCACAGCAACTCCGATGGCGGCGACGCTGGCGCCAAGGAGAATGTGACGGACCTCTTTCTGAGGCTGAACCTCACAGGTGAGGAGGAAACGATCCTGGATTTCAGCGACGACAAGGGAGAGACTGAACTGCCACAGGTGGAGTGGGCAGTGGTTGGCAAGGTACTCTCGCCATCCATTGTGAACGTGAGCACTATCCACGCGGCCATGAAACCGACCTGGGGAAATCCCCATGGTTTGAAGTTTCGGGTAATCGGGGCAAAAGAAAACAACATGTTTATGGTGGAATTTGGCAGCAAGAAGGAGATGGAGCGGATCATGGCGGGCACACCATGGATGGTGGACATGCATGCAGTGATTTTACAACCTTATGATGAGCGGCTCAGTGTCTCTGAGATCGTGTTCAACTGGATGGAGATTTGGGCTAGAATTCTTAACGTTCCCCTTGGCTGGATGATCCAACAAAGGGGCAGCAGGGCCATGAGCCTTATAGGTGATGTGGTGAAGATGGATGTTGATGGTGATGGGAAGTCTAGTGGGGCGTTCTTGTGTGCTAGGATGGCAATCGACATCGAGAAACCCTTGCGCCGTGGTGTTTTGCTCCGCTTAAGCCGTTCGGAGGAACCAAGGTGGTTTGTTGTGCAGTATGAGTGGCTGCCGTTCTACTGCTTCTCATGTGGTGTTTTGGGCCACTCAGAGATTGAGTGCTCTGATCCAGCACCACGAAACGAGATTGGCAAACTTCCGTATGATGTATAG